A window of the Aquimarina spinulae genome harbors these coding sequences:
- a CDS encoding carboxypeptidase-like regulatory domain-containing protein, whose protein sequence is MQSKNTSIRLTVLLFLVAGNFIFGQSSSLRKISGYVTHNKIPLQNVHVSVKDGSRKSVTDEKGYYFIEASKREIIQFSFMGMTQIEIVVEDVTKFLNVKMVKEVNSLSEVLVKGNKKEKPSEKEKLSKVSKISTVNGDIDVRNTPYNINIIKGEDLWFGATDLIEAMRGRVIFYGEGWDGIEMNKRIRLRPRTINSQNYAIWDIDGFVTEDLIYVDVADVDYIAVIRSPAATVKYGMRGSGGVIVVRTKSTRRKKRWKKELKEVRKSLYAYDAMAYKPRFFDTEYMKKLDVVPDNELYDLYKTLLSKHKNSPDFYLDVSDFFRIKKGKKKLSLKVLDDMEKVFDKNPEILKALAYTYDAMGEKKRAIDTYYKIIYLRPSYAQSFRDLANAYVKNKQYDEGWDMYMRYLQRGHKLENKGIEQIVYSEMHSLYSKKKEISEIKEAFIPKDNEDINESDLRIVLEWNTSEAEFNLEFVDPRLYTSTYENSLEKNSSRIADQKSKGYSSEEFFVYDTSGGDWLINITYLGNKKYTPTYLKAAVYRNWGRKNQTKEIRVFKLTQLNYKIQLFNFKPNL, encoded by the coding sequence ATGCAGTCAAAAAATACTAGTATTAGATTAACAGTTTTACTTTTTTTAGTTGCCGGAAATTTTATTTTTGGTCAATCTTCATCTTTAAGAAAGATTTCTGGTTATGTAACACATAATAAAATTCCTTTGCAAAATGTTCATGTTTCTGTGAAAGATGGGAGTCGAAAATCTGTTACAGATGAAAAAGGGTATTATTTCATTGAAGCTTCCAAAAGAGAGATTATTCAGTTTTCATTTATGGGAATGACACAAATAGAAATAGTAGTAGAAGATGTTACTAAGTTTCTAAATGTTAAGATGGTTAAAGAGGTTAATTCACTTAGTGAGGTTTTGGTTAAAGGGAATAAAAAAGAAAAGCCCTCTGAAAAAGAAAAGCTTTCTAAAGTATCAAAAATTTCAACTGTTAATGGAGATATTGACGTAAGAAATACACCGTATAATATTAATATTATAAAAGGCGAAGACCTCTGGTTTGGCGCTACAGATCTTATTGAGGCAATGCGTGGTAGAGTGATTTTTTATGGTGAAGGATGGGATGGGATAGAAATGAATAAGAGAATTAGGTTAAGACCTAGAACTATAAATAGCCAAAATTATGCAATATGGGATATCGATGGTTTTGTTACAGAAGATCTTATCTACGTTGATGTTGCCGATGTGGATTACATAGCTGTAATAAGATCACCAGCTGCTACTGTTAAGTATGGAATGAGGGGCTCTGGAGGTGTGATTGTTGTAAGGACAAAAAGTACAAGGAGAAAAAAAAGATGGAAAAAAGAATTAAAGGAGGTGAGAAAATCTTTATATGCATATGATGCAATGGCTTATAAACCTAGATTCTTCGATACAGAATATATGAAAAAGCTAGATGTTGTGCCAGACAATGAGTTGTATGATCTCTACAAAACTTTATTATCAAAACATAAAAATTCACCAGATTTTTATCTTGATGTTTCTGATTTTTTCAGAATTAAAAAAGGAAAAAAGAAACTTTCTTTAAAAGTTTTGGACGACATGGAGAAGGTCTTTGACAAAAATCCAGAGATTCTTAAAGCTTTGGCATATACCTATGATGCTATGGGAGAGAAAAAAAGAGCAATAGATACATACTATAAGATCATTTACCTTAGACCATCCTACGCACAATCTTTTAGAGACCTTGCCAATGCATATGTAAAGAATAAACAATATGATGAAGGTTGGGATATGTATATGAGATATTTGCAAAGAGGCCATAAACTTGAAAATAAAGGTATAGAACAAATTGTTTACAGTGAAATGCACTCTTTATATTCGAAGAAAAAAGAGATTTCCGAAATAAAAGAAGCGTTTATCCCAAAAGATAATGAAGATATAAATGAAAGTGATCTTCGTATTGTTCTTGAATGGAATACTTCTGAAGCCGAATTCAATTTAGAATTTGTAGACCCAAGATTATACACTTCTACTTATGAAAATTCTTTAGAAAAAAATAGTAGCCGTATTGCAGATCAAAAGTCAAAAGGATATTCATCTGAAGAATTTTTTGTTTATGATACGAGTGGAGGTGACTGGCTTATTAATATTACTTATTTAGGGAATAAAAAATATACTCCTACATATTTAAAAGCTGCAGTATACAGAAATTGGGGTCGAAAAAATCAAACCAAAGAAATTAGAGTATTTAAACTTACCCAACTCAACTATAAAATACAACTTTTTAATTTTAAACCGAATTTATGA